The proteins below are encoded in one region of Fulvia fulva chromosome 9, complete sequence:
- a CDS encoding Transcription factor yanR has product MSSPKVSKSSRPRAPRSCVPCGRRKVGCDKARPICGRCARASMECSYAAVRSPPASITVIDETPSLASRASRLYDLTRQAAETQLSQTTPTSEPHDNGVKTVPTIEPPSARDSTTPSRDTGHLYVGPHTKGHYISSAHFALISQEVAAINDLLRDQRGYTRETLRGPIGQTFPTSPPLTSPRYPSTTASYETSPAETPERERELYGDLFPNIPAWTPQDNTLLAPQAPSIEEILAGLPTKEQSEVLIWSYMGGFHAKRSLFHGPSFLVQVRKFQHWLDTRDPNYVLSVHFLALMAAVLFAGSVVCPRYRLSTVFGDLSRETLVSRLYRRAVRAIRLSEFPQSPSLQSLSAFIIVDSTWLREEQPLTCCSFIGVAARVAQMLGLHKEPTTFGHFSPVDVHVRRQVWWSIVSIDAQVAFASGLPPILDCRLYNVQPVSELSAASIRDDFEAHGNANKSILGIFIGGRFAFYKKGNEILHLLHSSLLSERDLDCILEITHDINADMDCRREQISSIEELHSTNPQTYDGSDIDAIRHTESNAALAQFAKMLFALWAAKPYSVMYGPMRRHDLLGALRKKEPNVIVYCREYVHRFLRLAERRDFQPWHWCWPGQHQPLHSIMALISDLEDHPHDPEAVETRKLVDLAIYKCIGSDDCGITSSEDGAPDPRPLHSGGAQAWRFLRRARDRAWEMAGLDPAILICPESVHDIVLKGVADEDRDKNEPSEAWQDYAYGPIPQTYAEWSYLGTATDPNFGFLHDLDMQMNGGIGGVSC; this is encoded by the exons ATGTCGTCTCCGAAAGTCTCCAAGTCTTCACGACCTCGCGCGCCGAGGTCGTGTGTGCCTTGCGGAAGGAGGAAAGTGGGTTGCGACAAG GCGAGACCGATATGTGGAAGATGCGCCCGAGCGAGCATGGAGTGCTCTTATGCGGCAGTGCGCTCGCCGCCGGCTTCGATCACCGTGATAG ATGAAACGCCTTCCCTGGCGAGTCGAGCCAGTCGGTTGTATGATCTTACCCGTCAGGCTGCTGAAACACAACTTTCTCAGACCACGCCGACTA GCGAACCACATGACAATGGTGTCAAGACTGTGCCTACCATCGAACCGCCTTCGGCCAGAGATAGCACCACGCCAAGTCGAGATACTGGACATCTTTACGTCGGACCTCACACCAAGGGTCATTACATCTCCAGCGCGCACTTTGCCCTTATCAGTCAAGAG GTCGCCGCCATCAACGACCTCCTCCGCGACCAACGAGGCTACACCCGCGAAACCCTCCGCGGTCCCATAGGCCAAACATTCCCAACGTCCCCACCCCTCACCTCCCCCCGCTACCCCTCCACCACTGCCTCCTACGAGACCTCCCCCGCCGAGACCCCCGAGCGCGAACGAGAATTGTACGGCGACCTCTTTCCCAACATTCCAGCATGGACGCCGCAGGACAATACTCTGCTTGCCCCGCAAGCGCCGTCGATTGAGGAGATCCTGGCGGGCTTGCCGACGAAGGAGCAGAGCGAGGTGTTGATTTGGAGTTATATGGGAGGTTTCCATGCGAAGAGGAGTCTGTTTCACGGGCCGAGCTTTTTGGTGCAGGTCAGGAAGTTTCAGCATTG GCTTGATACGAGGGATCCAAATTATGTGCTGAGCGTGCACTTCCTGGCGCTGATGGCGGCGGTGCTTTTTGCTGGATCGgtcgtctgtccgaggtatCGCTTATCGACTGTGTTCGGAGACCTGAGTCGGGAGACATTGGTGTCGAGGCTGTATAGGCGTGCGGTTAGGGCGATTCGTCTGTCGGAGTTTCCACAGTCGCCTTCGTTACAGTCCTTGTCGGCTTTCATCATCGTCGATTCCACTTGGCTGCGCGAGGAACAACCTCTTACCTGCTGCTCTTTCATTGGAGTGGCTGCCAGGGTTGCTCAGATGCTAGGGCTGCACAAGGAGCCCACCACTTTCGGACACTTCTCGCCAGTCGACGTTCACGTTCGGCGGCAGGTATGGTGGTCGATCGTGTCCATCGATGCCCAGGTCGCGTTTGCATCAGGCTTGCCTCCGATACTAGACTGCAGACTATACAACGTCCAGCCGGTCAGTGAGCTTAGCGCAGCCTCCATCCGAGATGACTTTGAGGCGCATGGCAATGCGAACAAGTCCATTCTGGGCATCTTCATTGGAGGTCGCTTTGCTTTTTACAAGAAGGGCAACGAGATTCTGCACTTACTTCATAGCAGCTTACTGTCCGAAAGAGACCTTGACTGCATCCTCGAGATTACCCACGACATCAACGCCGATATGGATTGCCGCAGAGAGCAGATCAGTTCCATCGAAGAACTGCACAGCACCAACCCGCAGACGTACGATGGCAGCGACATCGATGCTATTCGCCATACAGAGTCCAACGCAGCTCTGGCGCAGTTCGCAAAGATGCTGTTCGCGCTCTGGGCTGCGAAGCCATACTCGGTCATGTATGGCCCCATGAGACGGCACGATCTCCTTGGCGCGCTTCGGAAGAAAGAACCAAA TGTGATTGTCTACTGCAGGGAGTATGTCCACCGCTTCTTGCGACTGGCTGAACGTCGTGACTTCCAGCCGTGGCATTGGTGCTGGCCGGGTCAACACCAGCCGTTGCATAGTATCATGGCTCTCATCTCCGATCTGGAAGATCACCCTCACGACCCGGAGGCAGTGGAGACGAGGAAGCTTGTCGACCTGGCCATCTATAAGTGCATTGGCTCTGATGACTGCGGCATCACTTCATCGGAAGACGGTGCTCCAGATCCTAGACCATTACATAGCGGCGGCGCGCAGGCTTGGAGGTTCTTGCGAAGAGCGAGAGACAG AGCCTGGGAGATGGCCGGCTTAGATCCTGCCATCCTGATCTGTCCCGAGTCCGTGCACGACATTGTCCTCAAGGGCGTAGCCGACGAGGATCGCGACAAGAACGAGCCAAGCGAGGCCTGGCAAGACTATGCGTATGGTCCCATCCCGCAGACGTATGCAGAGTGGTCATACTTGGGCACCGCGACGGACCCCAATTTCGGCTTCTTACACGATCTCGACATGCAGATGAATGGTGGCATTGGTGGTGTCAGTTGCTGA
- a CDS encoding Acyl-CoA synthetase ACTT5 encodes MVFKREDELNIPGKDLISCYFDNPKVDDNKPVYIDAQDPERHYTFGQARSTIRKLAAGFRKAGLKKGDTVCLHGFNDCKYRGCKNYAQDCSSGTTGLPKAATEKRLMATPMFRVATAPCTHFSPLHNGVSTYIMHRFALEPYLASIEKYQITDAATVPPIYSLKSIKFATCGAAPLEKKQQKQFQELLSEGAPFTQDDDTGSCGRPVPGVELKLVDVADENKVLNDYGVRGELCVRGETIIRGYLDENETAKAWDEDGFFHTGDIAYFRGFQVAPPELEAVFVGASGCSEAAVMRYMGERLAKFKKPDGGFVFTNEIPKNSSGKILKKDLRERAAQEMKKEKQTAKL; translated from the exons ATGGTCTTCAAGAGGGAAGATGAGCTGAACATCCCAGGCAAGGACCTGATCTCATGCTACTTTGACAACCCGAAAGTCGACGACAACAAGCCAGTCTACATCGATGCTCAGGATCCGGAAAGACATTACACCTTCGGCCAGGCACGCAGCACGATCCGGAAGCTTGCAGCAGGGTTCCGCAAAGCAGGCCTGAAGAAAGGCGATACCGTCTGTCTGCACGGGTTCAACGAT TGTAAATACAGGGGGTGTAAAAactatgcccaggactgtaGCAGCGGAACTACAGGCTTGCCAAAAGCAGCtaca GAAAAACGCCTCATGGCCACGCCGATGTTCCGCGTCGCCACAGCCCCCTGCACGCACTTCTCCCCCCTCCACAACGGCGTCTCCACCTACATAATGCACCGCTTCGCCCTCGAACCCTACCTCGCCTCCATCGAGAAATACCAAATCACCGACGCCGCCACTGTCCCTCCCATA TATAGTCTCAAGAGCATAAAGTTCGCAACATGCGGCGCCGCCCCACTGGAGAAGAAACAACAGAAACAGTTCCAAGAGTTATTGAGTGAAGGGGCGCCGTTCACGCAG GATGATGATACGGGGTCTTGTGGACGGCCTGTGCCGGGGGTGGAGCTGAAGTTGGTGGATGTTGCGGATGAGAACAAGGTCCTGAACGACTATGGCGTAAGAGGGGAACTCTGTGTGCGAGGCGAGACTATCATTCGCGGGTATTTGGACGAGAACGAAACGGCCAAGGCCTGGGATGAGGATGGATTCTTCCACACGGGGGATATTGCGTACT TTCGGGGGTTCCAGGTTGCGCCGCCGGAGCTGGAGGCGGTGTTTGTTGGAGCATCCGGGTGT AGTGAAGCGGCGGTGATGAGGTATATGGGAGAACGGTTGGCGAAGTTTAAGAAGCCGGATGGGGGTTTTGTGTTTACGAATGAGATT CCAAAGAACTCTAGTGGAAAGATTCTGAAGAAGGATCTCAGGGAGCGGGCGGCGCAGGAGATGAAGAAGGAGAAGCAGACGGCGAAGCTGTAG
- a CDS encoding Serine/threonine-protein kinase csk1: MADDWRRAVTFTVRLEHTTEIVTAYKQAHPDCDPGEAKKYAKTSEEAARKNALNLQEYHELCAKQVKLLLAQAQSHHPAEADPHVDEHIYPNLPVHGAAIGKYTNAEQFNDGLFSEVFRAADPDMADSNGKPRVVALKITTPAMEQPPHDSSREARLLVATKSEHVIELLETFRHSGHRFVLIFPYMPFDLNQLLHQQKLTPQSRQTVLRDLFAGLAHLHSLGIIHRDVKPSNILLASSAGPAYIADFGIAWSPSDPASEAADQKILDVGTTCYRPPELLFGHTSYGTKLDMWAAGCVAAQVVCLNGQTLFDAGDLGSELALIKSIFSTLGTPDLNSWPEAGNMPDWGKMNFVKYPAKSWEEILPTADESTRGLVSNLVCYESAARMSAEEALKHAYFG, translated from the exons ATGGCAGACGACTGGCGCAGGGCCGTCACCTTCACCGTCAGGCTCGAGCATACCACCGAAAT CGTCACGGCATATAAGCAAGCCCACCCAGACTGCGACCCCGGCGAGGCAAAGAAGTACGCCAAGACGTCAGAAGAGGCCGCTCGTAAGAATGCGTTGAATCTG CAAGAATACCATGAGCTCTGTGCCAAGCAGGTCAAGCTGCTGCTAGCCCAAGCACAATCTCATCACCCAGCAGAAGCAGATCCCCATGTGGACGAACACATCTATCCAAACTTGCCTGTTCATGGCGCTGCGATCGGGAAGTACACGAATGCTGAACAGTTCAATGATGGTCTGTTCTCGGAGGTGTTTCGCGCTGCGGACCCCGACATGGCAGACAGCAATGGTAAGCCAAGGGTTGTGGCGCTCAAGATCACAACGCCAGCCATGGAACAGCCACCTCACGACTCCAGTCGAGAAGCACGCCTCCTCGTAGCGACCAAGAGCGAACATGTTATCGAACTGCTCGAAACCTTCCGACACAGTGGCCATCGCTTCGTGCTGATCTTTCCATACATGCCTTTCGACCTCAACCAGCTGCTCCATCAGCAGAAGCTCACGCCGCAGTCTCGACAAACAGTCCTGCGAGATCTGTTCGCGGGTCTCGCGCATCTGCACAGTCTTGGCATCATCCATCGAGACGTCAAGCCGTCGAACATCCTGCTAGCCTCTTCCGCAGGCCCAGCTTACATCGCAGACTTCGGCATCGCTTGGTCACCCTCAGATCCAGCCTCCGAAGCAGCAGATCAGAAAATCCTAGATGTTGGTACGACTTGCTATCGGCCACCAGAACTTCTCTTTGGCCATACCTCGTATGGTACGAAGCTGGACATGTGGGCAGCGGGATGTGTAGCGGCGCAAGTGGTATGTCTGAACGGCCAGACTTTGTTCGATGCAGGCGATCTCGGCAGCGAGCTGGCGTTGATCAAGAGCATCTTTTCGACCCTAGGTACGCCTGATCTGAACTCGTGGCCCGAAGCGGGAAATATGCCGGACTGGGGAAAGATGAACTTCGTCAAGTATCCTGCCAAATCTTGGGAAGAGATCTTGCCCACGGCTGATGAAAGCACGAGAGGACTTGTGTCGAATCTTGTGTGCTACGAAAGTGCAGCCAGAATGAGTGCCGAAGAGGCACTGAAGCACGCCTACTTTGGGTAA
- a CDS encoding Dihydrolipoyl dehydrogenase, mitochondrial: MFKLVIPRVASRTAALRTASPQSTFTARPCASLLQDRLSQRRGYATPAEEKDLVIIGGGVAGYVAAIKAGQEGLKVACIEKRGSLGGTCLNVGCIPSKSLLNNSHLYHQILHDSKHRGIEVGDVKLNLEQMMKAKETSVSGLTKGIEYLFKKNNVEYIKGTGAFADEHTVAVNLIDGGETSVRGKNILIATGSEATPFPGLTIDEKKVITSTGAIALKEVPKKMVVIGGGIIGLEMGSVWSRLGSEVTVVEFLGQIGGPGMDAEISKNIQKTLGKQGMKFKLNTKVMSGDDSGETVKLEVEAAKGGKQETLDADVVLVAIGRRPYTQGLGLENIGLETDDRGRLVIDSEYRTKLPHIRVIGDCTFGPMLAHKAEEESVAAIEYITKGYGHVNYNAIPSVMYTHPEVAWVGQNEAELKEQGVKYKVGTFPFSANSRAKTNLDTDGMVKFLADAETDRILGIHIVGPNAGEMIAEGTLALEYGASTEDVGRTSHAHPTLAEAFKEAAMATYGKAIHY; this comes from the exons ATGTTCAAGTTGGTCATTCCCAGAGTGGCCTCGCGCACTGCCGCGCTACGGACAGCATCACCTCAAAGTACCTTCACAGCACGACCATGCGCTTCCCTACTACAGGACAGACTATCGCAACGAAGAGGATACGCCACACCAGCTG AGGAGAAGGACCTCGTAATCATCGGTGGTGGCGTTGCTGGATATGTGGCCGCCATCAAGGCTGGTCAGGAAGGCCTCAAG GTCGCCTGCATAGAAAAGCGTGGCTCGCTCGGCGGAACATGTCTGAACGTCGGCTGCATTCCCTCAAAATCCCTCCTCAACAACTCGCACCTCTACCACCAGATCCTCCACGACTCAAAACACCGCGGAATCGAAGTCGGCGATGTCAAGCTCAACCTCGAACAGATGATGAAGGCAAAGGAGACCTCCGTATCGGGCCTGACCAAGGGTATTGAATACCTCTTCAAGAAGAACAACGTTGAGTACATCAAGGGCACTGGCGCATTCGCGGACGAGCACACTGTGGCAGTCAACCTGATCGATGGCGGCGAGACAAGTGTGCGCGGAAAGAACATCCTCATCGCAACTGGTTCGGAGGCCACGCCGTTCCCAGGACTCACCATCGATGAGAAGAAGGTCATCACATCTACTGGAGCCATTGCTTTGAAGGAGGTGCCAAAGAAGATGGTCGTCATTGGTGGTGGTATCATTGGTCTTGAGATGGGCAGCGTCTGGAGCAGACTGGGCTCTGAGGTCACAGTTGTCGAGTTCTTGGGCCAGATCGGCGGTCCAGGCATGGACGCTGAGATCAGCAAGAACATCCAGAAGACTCTTGGCAAGCAGGGCATGAAGTTCAAGCTCAACACCAAGGTCATGTCCGGCGACGACAGCGGCGAGACTGTCAAGCTTGAAGTTGAGGCCGCAAAGGGTGGCAAGCAGGAGACG CTCGATGCAGACGTCGTTCTCGTGGCCATCGGCCGCCGCCCCTACACCCAAGGCCTCGGCCTCGAAAACATTGGCCTCGAAACCGACGACCGTGGCCGCCTCGTAATCGACAGCGAATACCGCACAAAGCTCCCCCACATCCGCGTAATCGGCGACTGCACTTTCGGGCCCATGCTTGCACACAAGGCCGAAGAAGAGTCCGTCGCAGCAATCGAGTACATCACCAAGGGCTACGGCCACGTAAACTACAACGCCATCCCATCCGTCATGTACACACACCCCGAAGTCGCGTGGGTAGGTCAAAACGAGGCGGAGCTGAAGGAGCAGGGCGTGAAGTATAAGGTTGGAACATTCCCCTTCAGTGCAAACTCGAGGGCGAAGACGAATTTGGATACCGATGGTATGGTGAAGTTCCTGGCGGATGCGGAGACAGATCGCATTCTCGGAATTCACATCGTTGGACCGAACGCGGGAGAGATGATTGCAGAGGGCACATTGGCACTTGAGTACGGCGCATCGACGGAGGACGTTGGCAGGACGTCGCATGCTCATCCTACGCTGGCTGAGGCGTTCAAGGAGGCTGCTATGGCCACTTATGGCAAGGCAATTCACTACTAG
- a CDS encoding Asparagine--tRNA ligase, cytoplasmic: protein MADADRKTIYIDEEVGQDTAEVDGSQAKPYQSLSYAYLQHGAVEYQVKKKEGDEEPQYKPAAKAALKKAVNYADQQKKKAAKEQEIAIREKKEQEDRQRVFEEAKKIKIEEDKSLPKAVKIHLGEKRPEVVKLGSGERSKGADYSSPNRGTRVRVMGRVHRERKQKEVLFVTLRDGHGYMQCVVTGQLAKTYDALTLTRETSMMITGEMWEVPPGARAPDNRELQADYFEIIGKAPGGEDAITNVVQAKGDAQTLLDRRHLVLRGETSAAVMFVRDAVEHAFNVKYHELGYVKVSPPALVQTQVEGGSTLFEFNYYNEKAYLTQSSQLYLETAIPFAGNVYCIEKSFRAEKSLTRRHLSEYTHVEAELDFITFDDLLDHLEEMICGVLELVLSNPRIAAYLQDLNPDFQMPERPFKRMRYSDAVQWLIEHEIPNEEGEPHKFGDDIAEAAERRMTDIINRPIFLTHFPAEIKAFYMQKDPEDKRVTESVDCLMPGVGEIVGGSMRMWDYDELMAAYKHEGISPDAYYWYTDQRRYGTSPHGGYGLGLERFLAWLCKQHTVRDTCLYPRYMGRCKP, encoded by the coding sequence ATGGCGGACGCAGACAGGAAGACCATCTACATTGACGAGGAAGTGGGACAAGACACAGCAGAAGTAGACGGCTCACAGGCCAAGCCATACCAGTCACTGTCGTATGCCTACCTACAACATGGCGCAGTCGAGTACCAGGTGAAGAAGAAGGAAGGCGACGAGGAGCCCCAGTACAAGCCAGCTGCCAAAGCGGCCCTCAAGAAAGCTGTCAACTATGCCGACCAGCAGAAGAAGAAGGCTGCCAAGGAGCAGGAGATCGCCATTCGCGAGAAGAAAGAGCAAGAAGACCGACAGCGAGTCTTTGAAGAGGCAAAGAAGATCAAGATTGAGGAAGACAAGAGTCTGCCCAAGGCAGTCAAGATCCACCTTGGTGAGAAGCGACCTGAGGTGGTCAAGCTGGGCAGTGGGGAGCGGTCCAAGGGCGCCGACTACAGCAGTCCCAACCGAGGCACACGGGTACGGGTCATGGGCAGAGTGCATCGTGAGCGGAAGCAGAAGGAGGTGCTCTTCGTAACACTGCGAGACGGACACGGCTACATGCAATGCGTCGTCACCGGACAACTCGCAAAGACCTACGATGCCCTCACCTTGACCCGCGAGACGAGCATGATGATCACTGGTGAGATGTGGGAAGTGCCCCCAGGTGCTCGTGCTCCTGACAACCGCGAACTCCAGGCCGACTACTTTGAGATCATCGGCAAGGCGCCAGGAGGCGAAGATGCCATCACCAACGTGGTCCAAGCCAAGGGTGACGCCCAAACTCTCCTCGACCGCCGCCACCTCGTCCTTCGTGGTGAGACCTCCGCCGCTGTCATGTTCGTCCGCGACGCTGTTGAGCACGCCTTCAACGTCAAATACCACGAACTCGGCTACGTCAAAGTCTCACCGCCAGCCCTCGTCCAGACCCAAGTCGAAGGCGGCAGCACCCTCTTCGAATTCAACTACTACAACGAAAAAGCATACCTAACCCAATCCTCTCAACTCTACCTCGAAACCGCCATCCCCTTCGCCGGCAACGTCTACTGCATCGAAAAATCCTTCCGCGCCGAGAAATCCCTCACCCGCCGACATCTGTCTGAATATACCCATGTCGAAGCCGAGCTCGACTTCATCACCTTCGACGACCTCCTCGACCATCTCGAAGAAATGATCTGCGGTGTCCTCGAACTCGTCCTCTCCAACCCCCGCATCGCAGCCTACCTCCAGGACCTCAACCCAGACTTCCAAATGCCCGAACGTCCCTTCAAGCGCATGCGCTACTCCGACGCAGTTCAATGGCTCATCGAACACGAAATCCCCAACGAGGAGGGAGAACCCCACAAATTCGGCGACGACATTGCAGAAGCAGCCGAACGCCGCATGACAGATATCATCAACCGACCCATCTTCCTCACCCACTTCCCCGCCGAGATCAAAGCCTTCTACATGCAAAAGGATCCCGAAGACAAACGCGTGACAGAATCCGTTGACTGCCTGATGCCGGGGGTGGGCGAGATTGTCGGTGGCAGTATGAGGATGTGGGATTACGATGAGCTCATGGCGGCGTACAAGCACGAGGGAATCTCACCGGATGCGTACTACTGGTACACGGACCAGAGGAGGTATGGAACGAGTCCTCATGGTGGATATGGACTTGGTCTTGAGCGATTCTTGGCGTGGCTGTGTAAGCAACATACTGTCAGGGATACGTGCTTGTACCCGCGGTACATGGGACGTTGCAAGCCGTAG
- a CDS encoding Dimethyladenosine transferase, which translates to MPKTPRPTSSHGGITKSDPYAGASARKQKASASKNAIFKMNTDIGQHILKNPGVAQAIVDKADVKQSDIVLEVGPGTGNLTTRILEKAKRVIAVEQDPRMAAELTKRFQGTSAAKRLELILGDVIKMEQLPYFDVCISNTPYQISSPLTFKLLATTPGPRSCVLMFQREFAMRLFAKPGEKLYSRLSVNCQMWAKVDHVMKVGRNNFNPPPQVESNVVRISPKNPRPSISYDEWDGLLRICFVRKNRVLRSGFLGTNSVMAMLESNYRTYCAQNDTPLDDGPADGVDEDMEVDDGPEEEIMDIDDGEDLPDFFKEEADKKARKMMDNPNRKRKGKVAELVRSKVKKVLEVDTELAEKRARLCDEGDFLKLLWAFNQEGIHFA; encoded by the coding sequence ATGCCGAAAACTCCTCGTCCCACCAGCAGCCATGGTGGCATCACCAAATCTGACCCCTATGCCGGCGCCTCCGCCCGCAAACAGAAAGCCTCCGCCTCCAAGAACGCAATCTTCAAAATGAACACGGACATCGGCCAACACATCCTCAAAAACCCGGGCGTCGCCCAAGCGATCGTCGACAAAGCCGACGTCAAACAATCCGATATCGTCCTCGAAGTTGGTCCCGGTACCGGAAACTTGACGACGCGAATACTGGAGAAGGCGAAAAGAGTTATCGCAGTTGAACAAGATCCCCGAATGGCGGCTGAATTGACGAAGCGCTTCCAGGGCACATCTGCAGCGAAGAGGCTGGAGTTGATTCTCGGGGATGTGATCAAGATGGAGCAACTACCATATTTCGACGTCTGCATCAGCAACACGCCCTACCAAATCTCCTCGCCCCTCACGTTCAAGCTCCTCGCCACGACCCCCGGACCGCGGAGTTGCGTACTGATGTTTCAGCGCGAGTTTGCGATGAGGTTATTTGCGAAGCCCGGGGAGAAGCTGTATTCGCGTCTGAGTGTGAACTGCCAGATGTGGGCGAAGGTGGACCACGTTATGAAAGTGGGGAGGAACAATTTCAACCCGCCGCCGCAGGTGGAGTCGAATGTTGTGAGGATCTCGCCGAAGAATCCGAGGCCGAGTATTAGCTATGATGAGTGGGATGGCTTGTTGCGGATTTGCTTTGTGAGGAAGAATCGAGTGTTGCGGAGCGGGTTTTTGGGGACGAATAGTGTTATGGCTATGCTGGAGAGTAATTACCGCACGTACTGCGCGCAGAACGATACACCGCTCGACGATGGTCCCGCCGATGGCGTTGACGAAGATATGGAGGTTGACGATGGTCCGGAGGAGGAGATTATGGACATTGACGATGGGGAGGATTTGCCGGATTTCTTCAAAGAGGAGGCGGATAAGAAAGCGAGGAAGATGATGGATAATCCCAACAGGAAGAGGAAGGGGAAGGTTGCGGAGTTGGTGAGGAGTAAGGTCAAGAAGGTGTTGGAGGTGGATACGGAGCTTGCGGAGAAGAGAGCGAGGCTCTGTGATGAGGGAGATTTCCTGAAGCTGTTGTGGGCATTCAATCAGGAGGGCATACATTTTGCTTGA
- a CDS encoding Beta-lactamase-like protein sdnR, which translates to MMLLLTALGIVCLPFVSTKVTDQSLQICPIQAHQCPAPTALASENVFLDAIKQLEDAIRANLTESPYNGTTFSLGMFSTSDDGLVYEFHHTDPGVANSHKGTTKADADSIYRLASITKILTLYLWLIKDGDRRWNDPITDFIPQLAASDDTEQDYITPDWSEITINDMAMYLAGISRDYGLNDVALTDYVTSLMPKLTSKTSVNNPANGINISASDDPKCGYLTAKEVYQKCDPKQYLQGVKTLAASFPSGYTPLYSNQDYALIGLALENLTGATLDDLFNSSLVQPLGLRETTFKQPSKITKNSVIPNGDEQVSQWNNDFGPINAAAGAFSTTNDLAAIGKSILNSTLVPKATTRRWFSVTSHLESLDQSVGRGWEIYRQKVGGHTVDLFTKAGYWGDYTSVLFLIPSYNFGFSLLTASVNETGKVKDKLSNVLTNMFLPVLEECAKNQARRNFAGHYTSSTSNTTVRIEVDEWPALKVTEYIVNDIDFMATVFGQFDASNGVDMRLVPNHLYKGKNVGFTGVYQALAPPTPTAQFYGKCPSWLDVDDFTYASVPLGHMVFEVDDDGRAERLELKAVRERLDRTRENASKLCISQRVFMDQIAMF; encoded by the coding sequence ATGATGTTGCTGCTTACGGCGCTGGGCATTGTCTGCTTACCTTTTGTCAGCACCAAAGTCACTGACCAAAGCCTTCAAATATGTCCAATACAGGCGCACCAGTGTCCGGCACCGACTGCGCTGGCGAGCGAGAATGTATTTCTGGACGCCATCAAACAACTTGAAGACGCCATCAGGGCCAATTTAACAGAAAGTCCATACAATGGCACGACGTTCTCGCTGGGCATGTTCAGCACGAGCGATGATGGTCTCGTCTATGAGTTCCATCACACTGATCCCGGCGTCGCGAACAGCCACAAAGGCACGACCAAGGCCGATGCGGACTCTATCTACAGGCTCGCAAGCATAACGAAAATCTTGACGCTTTATCTCTGGCTCATCAAGGATGGCGACAGACGCTGGAACGACCCCATCACAGACTTCATACCCCAGCTGGCGGCTTCCGATGACACAGAGCAAGACTATATCACCCCAGACTGGAGCGAGATAACGATCAACGACATGGCTATGTACCTTGCTGGCATTTCGCGTGACTACGGGTTGAACGACGTTGCTTTGACTGACTACGTCACCTCTCTCATGCCGAAGCTCACCTCGAAAACGTCTGTGAACAACCCTGCAAACGGCATCAATATTTCGGCAAGCGATGATCCAAAGTGCGGCTACCTCACGGCCAAAGAAGTATACCAGAAATGCGACCCGAAGCAGTACCTTCAGGGAGTCAAGACTCTTGCGGCGAGTTTCCCCTCCGGGTATACGCCTTTGTACAGCAATCAGGACTATGCACTTATAGGGCTTGCGCTGGAGAATCTGACTGGTGCTACACTGGATGACCTCTTTAATTCGAGCTTGGTGCAGCCTCTTGGCTTGAGAGAAACGACATTCAAGCAGCCCAGTAAAATCACGAAGAACTCGGTCATTCCAAATGGCGACGAGCAAGTATCTCAGTGGAATAATGACTTCGGGCCTATCAATGCAGCAGCTGGCGCCTTCTCGACCACGAACGACCTTGCGGCCATCGGCAAATCTATCTTGAACAGTACCTTGGTGCCCAAGGCCACGACACGACGCTGGTTCTCCGTGACCTCGCATCTCGAAAGCCTGGACCAAAGCGTAGGCCGTGGCTGGGAGATCTATCGACAGAAAGTCGGTGGTCATACAGTTGATCTCTTCACGAAAGCGGGTTACTGGGGTGATTACACTTCAGTCTTGTTCCTTATTCCTAGCTACAACTTTGGTTTCAGTCTGCTTACCGCATCAGTCAATGAGACGGGCAAGGTCAAGGACAAGTTGTCAAACGTACTCACCAATATGTTCCTGCCGGTGCTGGAAGAGTGCGCCAAGAACCAGGCGAGGAGGAACTTCGCAGGCCATTACACCTCATCCACCTCCAACACAACCGTCAGGATCGAAGTCGATGAGTGGCCAGCGCTGAAGGTGACAGAGTATATCGTCAACGATATAGACTTCATGGCCACTGTCTTTGGGCAGTTCGATGCTAGCAACGGCGTGGATATGAGGCTGGTGCCGAACCATCTTTACAAGGGGAAGAATGTCGGGTTCACTGGAGTATATCAAGCACTGGCGCCTCCAACGCCTACCGCGCAGTTTTATGGGAAGTGTCCGTCGTGGCTTGACGTTGATGATTTCACGTATGCGAGCGTGCCGTTGGGTCACATGGTGTTTGAGGTGGATGATGATGGGAGGGCTGAGAGGTTGGAGTTGAAGGCTGTGCGGGAGAGACTGGACAGGACGCGAGAGAATGCGAGTAAACTATGTATATCGCAGAGAGTCTTTATGGACCAAATAGCTATGTTCTGA